A single window of Streptococcus cristatus ATCC 51100 DNA harbors:
- a CDS encoding phosphodiester glycosidase family protein encodes MKFLKKGYAYASIFGLLLTASFSYSMLKTFVIAETISTVSNTASTSNAEAASKAAETATVTDTSYSDGNISVTLTEKTVNNTQVYIADVTVSSAEYLKTALANNTYGTNVTAKTSETAANNKAILAVNGDYYGANSTGYVIRNGVVYRDTVREDASNGDLAIYKDGSFKIIYENEISADQLVEDGVVNLLAFGPALVENGEIVVNTKSEVGQSMASNPRTSIGIIDENHYIITVSDGRTSESQGLSLYEMAEVMKSYGVKTAYNLDGGGSSTMYFNGQVINKPTTNGNISERAVSDIVYIGY; translated from the coding sequence ATGAAATTTTTAAAGAAAGGCTATGCCTACGCCTCCATTTTCGGCCTGCTTCTGACAGCTTCCTTCAGCTACTCCATGCTGAAAACCTTCGTCATTGCTGAAACTATTTCCACAGTCTCCAATACCGCTTCGACGTCCAATGCCGAGGCTGCCAGCAAGGCTGCAGAAACAGCCACAGTGACAGATACCAGCTATTCAGACGGTAACATCTCGGTCACGCTGACTGAAAAGACCGTCAACAATACCCAAGTCTACATCGCTGATGTGACCGTCAGCTCCGCTGAATATTTGAAAACAGCCCTTGCCAACAACACCTACGGAACCAATGTCACCGCCAAGACTTCAGAAACGGCCGCTAATAACAAGGCTATTCTAGCGGTTAACGGCGACTACTACGGTGCCAATTCTACCGGCTATGTTATCCGCAACGGTGTCGTCTACCGTGATACCGTCCGAGAGGACGCCAGCAATGGGGATTTGGCCATTTACAAAGACGGCTCCTTTAAAATCATTTACGAAAATGAAATCTCTGCCGACCAGCTAGTCGAAGACGGTGTGGTCAATCTCCTAGCCTTCGGACCAGCCCTCGTAGAAAATGGCGAAATTGTCGTGAATACCAAGTCCGAAGTTGGCCAGTCTATGGCTTCCAATCCACGGACATCTATCGGCATCATTGACGAAAACCACTATATCATCACCGTTTCAGACGGACGCACTTCAGAAAGTCAGGGACTTTCCCTCTATGAAATGGCTGAAGTCATGAAATCTTATGGCGTCAAGACTGCCTACAATCTTGACGGTGGCGGCTCGTCCACTATGTACTTCAACGGTCAGGTCATTAACAAGCCTACCACCAACGGAAATATTTCAGAAAGGGCGGTGAGCGACATTGTCTACATCGGTTACTAA